A genomic segment from Alkalilimnicola ehrlichii MLHE-1 encodes:
- a CDS encoding SCO family protein → MRSVFGWVLVAVVAVGGGALSAAWMGAGTPEPPETEATWLEGGRAITPFELVDQHERPFDNRRLEGQWTFMFFGFTHCPDICPMSLAAMNRIETLLAETGDDEDLQVVFVSVDPDRDTPERLKEYVGWFGEDYLGVTGEMDKVEVLTRNLGIVHARHDTGGGEYQIDHSAQFLLINPGGHLQAIFPYPHAPESIVADFRQMRAYHEG, encoded by the coding sequence ATGAGGAGCGTGTTCGGCTGGGTTCTGGTGGCCGTGGTGGCCGTGGGCGGCGGCGCCCTGAGTGCCGCATGGATGGGCGCTGGCACGCCCGAGCCCCCGGAGACAGAGGCCACCTGGCTGGAGGGGGGACGGGCCATCACCCCGTTCGAGCTGGTGGACCAGCACGAGAGGCCCTTCGACAACCGGCGGCTGGAGGGGCAGTGGACCTTCATGTTCTTCGGCTTCACCCACTGCCCGGACATCTGCCCCATGTCCCTGGCCGCCATGAACCGGATCGAAACCCTGCTGGCCGAGACCGGCGATGACGAGGACCTGCAGGTGGTGTTCGTCTCCGTGGACCCTGATCGCGACACGCCGGAGCGGCTGAAGGAGTATGTGGGCTGGTTCGGTGAGGACTACCTGGGCGTCACCGGCGAGATGGACAAGGTGGAGGTGCTCACCCGCAACCTGGGCATCGTCCACGCCCGGCATGACACGGGCGGCGGGGAATACCAGATCGACCACAGTGCGCAGTTCCTGCTGATCAACCCCGGGGGGCACCTACAGGCCATTTTCCCCTACCCCCACGCACCGGAGAGTATCGTGGCGGATTTCCGGCAGATGCGCGCCTATCACGAGGGGTAG
- the prmB gene encoding 50S ribosomal protein L3 N(5)-glutamine methyltransferase, with product MENLQTVPPELETLRDFVRYAASRFNEGGLVFGHGTDNALDEAAALVLHTLRLPPDLPAAWWDSRLTASERQAIVARVKRRIEERLPLPYLTHEAWFAGLPFYVDRRVLVPRSPLAEYIQRGFEPWLSTDHVHRVLDVGTGGGCIAIACAYAFPQARVDAVDISRDALDVAEINVQRHHLEERVALIPSDLFDGLPRENRYELIISNPPYVDARDMSDLAPEFRHEPRLGLEAGDDGLDLVRRLLARAGDFLTEEGILVVEVGNSAPALEAAYPTVPFLWLEFEHGGDGVFLLTADQLREHASALALPQ from the coding sequence ATGGAAAATCTGCAAACCGTACCGCCGGAGCTGGAGACCCTGCGTGATTTCGTCCGCTACGCCGCCAGCCGGTTCAACGAGGGTGGGCTTGTGTTCGGGCACGGGACCGACAACGCCCTGGATGAGGCCGCAGCGCTGGTGCTGCACACCCTACGCCTGCCGCCGGACCTGCCGGCGGCGTGGTGGGACAGTCGGCTTACCGCCAGCGAGCGCCAGGCGATCGTGGCGCGGGTGAAGCGGCGTATCGAGGAGCGCCTGCCGCTGCCCTATCTGACCCACGAGGCCTGGTTCGCCGGCCTGCCGTTCTACGTCGATCGGCGGGTGCTGGTGCCGCGCTCGCCCCTGGCGGAGTACATCCAGCGTGGCTTCGAGCCCTGGCTGTCGACAGACCACGTACACCGGGTGCTGGACGTGGGCACCGGCGGGGGCTGTATCGCCATCGCTTGCGCCTACGCCTTCCCGCAGGCGCGGGTGGATGCGGTGGATATCTCCCGCGATGCCCTGGACGTGGCGGAGATCAACGTCCAGCGCCACCATTTGGAGGAGCGGGTGGCGCTCATCCCCTCCGATCTGTTCGACGGCTTGCCCCGGGAGAACCGGTACGAGCTCATTATCAGCAACCCGCCCTACGTGGATGCCCGGGACATGAGTGACTTGGCGCCGGAGTTCCGCCATGAGCCGCGGCTGGGCCTGGAGGCGGGTGACGACGGGCTGGATCTGGTGCGGCGTCTGTTGGCGCGTGCGGGTGATTTTCTCACCGAGGAGGGCATACTGGTGGTAGAGGTTGGCAACAGCGCCCCGGCGCTGGAGGCGGCCTACCCCACCGTGCCTTTCCTCTGGCTGGAGTTTGAGCATGGCGGGGACGGGGTCTTTTTGTTGACGGCCGACCAGTTGCGGGAGCACGCCTCGGCGCTGGCCTTGCCGCAGTGA
- a CDS encoding M48 family metallopeptidase: MRILNRIFVLVLLALVLTACAANPVTGQRELALLSEREEVAIGEQHYDTTQQSMGGPYTTDEALNRYINRVGQSLAEVSDRPHLPYEFVVINDSTPNAWALPGGKMGINRGLLLEMDSEAELAAVLGHEIVHAAARHGAQRVERGLLLQAGIMAVGIGASAADRDIGPLLVAGAGIGATLIMQRYSRHHELEADRFGMEYMARAGYDPQGAVDLMETFLRMHDRGDPSWLEGLFASHPPSRERLEANRQTVRELQSRCGECRMGREAYQQAIAGLRERQEAFEAHDRAREALRAGNTAEAMRLADQAVQRYPDEAIFHGLRGDILSVRGQHGQAVRAYDRALVRNSEYFAFHLGRGMAHNELGNHSQARRDLERSNDLLPNAVAHNALGKLALAAGDTDRARGHFTVAAQSNSPEGREAQARLQRLQ; encoded by the coding sequence ATGCGTATCCTTAATCGTATCTTTGTTCTGGTGCTGTTGGCCCTGGTGCTGACGGCCTGCGCCGCCAATCCGGTCACCGGCCAGCGGGAGCTGGCGCTGCTCTCCGAGCGGGAGGAGGTAGCCATTGGCGAGCAGCATTACGACACCACCCAGCAGTCCATGGGTGGGCCGTATACCACCGACGAGGCACTGAACCGGTACATCAACCGGGTCGGACAAAGCCTGGCGGAGGTGAGCGACCGGCCGCACCTGCCCTACGAGTTCGTGGTGATCAACGACAGCACCCCCAATGCCTGGGCGCTTCCGGGCGGGAAGATGGGCATCAACCGCGGGCTGTTGCTGGAGATGGACAGTGAGGCGGAGTTGGCGGCGGTGCTGGGCCACGAGATCGTCCATGCGGCGGCGCGCCACGGTGCCCAGCGCGTGGAGCGGGGGTTGCTGTTGCAGGCGGGCATTATGGCGGTGGGGATCGGTGCCTCCGCCGCTGATCGGGATATCGGTCCGCTGCTGGTTGCCGGTGCCGGGATCGGGGCCACCCTGATTATGCAACGCTACAGCCGGCACCACGAGCTGGAGGCCGACCGCTTCGGCATGGAGTACATGGCTCGGGCCGGTTACGACCCCCAGGGGGCGGTGGACCTCATGGAGACCTTCCTGCGCATGCACGACCGCGGGGACCCTTCCTGGCTGGAGGGGCTGTTCGCCAGCCATCCGCCCTCGCGTGAGCGGCTGGAGGCCAACCGGCAGACGGTGCGGGAGCTGCAGAGCCGGTGCGGGGAGTGCCGGATGGGCCGAGAGGCTTACCAGCAGGCCATCGCCGGGCTGCGCGAGCGCCAGGAGGCCTTCGAGGCCCATGACCGGGCCCGCGAGGCGCTGAGGGCTGGCAACACCGCGGAGGCGATGCGCCTGGCAGACCAGGCGGTGCAGCGATACCCGGATGAGGCCATTTTCCACGGCCTGCGGGGCGACATCCTGTCCGTCCGGGGCCAACACGGCCAGGCGGTGCGGGCCTACGACCGGGCTCTGGTTAGAAACAGCGAGTACTTTGCCTTCCACCTGGGCCGGGGCATGGCGCACAACGAGCTGGGTAACCACAGCCAGGCCCGTCGTGACCTGGAGCGCAGCAACGACCTGCTGCCCAATGCGGTGGCCCACAATGCGCTGGGCAAGCTGGCTTTGGCCGCCGGCGATACCGACCGGGCCCGCGGCCACTTCACGGTGGCGGCCCAATCCAACAGCCCCGAGGGGCGGGAGGCTCAGGCCCGGCTGCAGCGGCTGCAATAA